In a single window of the Danio aesculapii chromosome 20, fDanAes4.1, whole genome shotgun sequence genome:
- the tmem179aa gene encoding transmembrane protein 179, protein MAVDNFLFGQCILYFLAFLFGFIAVVPLSENGDDFQGKCLLFTEGIWQNENMTMGKQRFIVEEWGPESSCRFITFVGIVSLILSAVQAWRTFFFLCKGHDDSLFHSFLNLLLSLLVLFVVFVAGTISSVGFSIWCDSVTENGAMPSSCEDLQDTDLELGVDNSSFYDQFAIAQFGLWSAWLCWLGLTVLAFLKVYHNHRQQELLESLVQEKELLLGHPLQRSSYAYNRNAMI, encoded by the exons ATGGCCGTCGATAATTTTCTCTTCGGCCAGTGCATCCTTTACTTTTTAGCATTTCTTTTCGGTTTTATCGCCGTAGTGCCGCTCTCTGAAAACGGCGATGACTTCCAGGGCAAATGTCTGCTGTTTACTGAGGGAATTTGGCAAAATGAGAACATGACGATGGGGAAACAGCGCTTTATAGTTGAAGAATGGGGACCAGAGTCATCCTGTCGCTTCATCACTTTCGTGGGCATCGTGTCTCTCATCCTCTCAGCCGTGCAGGCGTGGCGGACCTTTTTCTTCCTCTGCAAAGGCCACGACGA CTCTCTCTTCCATTCTTTCTTGAACCTCCTCCTGTCTCTCTTGGTGTTATTTGTGGTGTTTGTGGCCGGTACAATCTCCAGCGTTGGGTTCAGTATATGGTGTGATTCTGTCACTGAGAATGGAGCAATGCCTAGCAG CTGTGAAGATCTACAGGACACAGATTTAGAGCTTGGTGTTGACAACTCATCTTTTTATGACCAGTTTGCTATTGCTCAG TTTGGCCTGTGGTCGGCCTGGTTATGCTGGCTAGGTCTAACAGTGCTGGCCTTCCTAAAGGTTTACCATAACCACCGACAGCAGGAGCTGCTAGAGAGTCTAGTTCAAGAGAAGGAGCTTCTGCTTGGTCATCCTTTACAGAGGAGTTCTTATGCGTACAACAGAAATGCCATGATTTAG